One window of Bos indicus isolate NIAB-ARS_2022 breed Sahiwal x Tharparkar chromosome 18, NIAB-ARS_B.indTharparkar_mat_pri_1.0, whole genome shotgun sequence genomic DNA carries:
- the NAT14 gene encoding probable N-acetyltransferase 14 — protein MAPSHLSVREMREDEKPLVLEMLKAGVKDTENRVALHALTRPPALLLLAAASSGLRFVLASFALALLLPVFLAVAAMKLGLRARWGSLPPPGGLGGPWVAVRGSGDVCGVLALAPGSSAGDGARVTRLSVSRWHRRRGVGRRLLAFAESRARAWAGGMGEPRARLVVPVAVAAWGVAGMLEGCGYQAEGSWGCMGYTLVREFSKEL, from the exons atGGCCCCCAGCCACCTGTCGGTGCGGGAGATGAGGGAAGATGAGAAACCCTTAGTGCTGGAAATGCTGAAG GCTGGCGTGAAGGACACAGAGAACCGCGTGGCCCTTCACGCGCTGACCCGGCCGCCGGCCCTGCTCCTCCTGGCTGCGGCTAGCAGCGGCCTTCGCTTCGTCCTGGCCTCCTTCGCCCTGGCCCTCCTCCTGCCCGTGTTCCTGGCTGTGGCTGCCATGAAGCTGGGCCTGCGGGCCCGCTGGGGCTCGCTGCCCCCGCCCGGTGGCCTCGGGGGGCCCTGGGTGGCAGTGCGGGGCTCGGGAGACGTGTGCGGGGTCCTGGCCCTGGCCCCAGGCTCCAGTGCCGGGGATGGGGCCCGGGTCACCCGCCTCTCGGTGTCCCGTTGGCACCGCCGCCGAGGTGTAGGCAGGCGCCTGCTGGCCTTTGCTGAGTCCCGGGCGCGAGCCTGGGCTGGTGGCATGGGGGAGCCCCGAGCACGCCTGGTGGTCCCAGTGGCCGTGGCAGCCTGGGGCGTGGCCGGGATGCTGGAGGGCTGTGGCTACCAGGCCGAGGGGAGCTGGGGCTGCATGGGCTACACGCTGGTGCGGGAGTTCAGCAAGGAACTGTGA